The window TATATTTCCTTATCACTACTGGTTTACTtgtataaacattttatttgagcAACTACAGCCTCTTAGAGTAAAAAGTGGAGTTAAGGCATAGCTTCTCCTGCCCTGGACACTGCTCCTCACCTCTAGCAAGGGAGCCAGAGGGGCAGGTGCCCTCCTAAAGGGCTGTGGCTCactggggttttggtttggtttgtagTTTGGAGGGCTGGTTGTAGCGAAACaacttttcatttcaaactGAGAGCTTCTCTTCCAGAAAGAAATGGTTTGGACCCGAGAGGCAGAGCCCTAGATGAATTGATAACTTGCAAATAACCCGTTTTAAACCAAATCTGTTCCTCCCTGCCTTACCTGCCGGAGCTGGGGCTCAGTGGTGCCACGCTGGGTTTGTGCTTCCCGTGGGATTCCAGGCAGGTAAACCTGGGAGGAACAGAGAGCTTCACTCCGTGCTCCAAGGGAGGAGTGTTCAGGTGTCAGGCGGCTTTGCTGAAGCCCATAGGTACTGTACATAGTCTGTCTGCCCTTTGCTGTAGCCAAGGGGCTGGTGTGTAACTCTGACCTAGCGTTGAGGAATCCCCTAACGTCCCACCTCGTCCCCCTCCTCCTGTAGGTTTGATCATAGCAGGATTCCTGCCTGGATTGCATGCATagtgtgtgttttgtttccaGTATATGTGATCTACACACAGATGAAGGAAAGGTGAAGCATTCCCCTGGCCAGGATCAgacacagggagctgcagagtgCCATGGGAGAGGAGGGATCACATCCTACCCCCATGATCCAGACCAGGggtgctgctccctggagcTCCACGGCCTTGCAGGGCAGGCTTTGAGAGAACACTGCTCACGCTTCCCATAAGCTTCTGGCTGGAAATATTGGGGAAGGGCAAGTGGAAAATCAAATGTTAAAAGTACAGTGCAGTGGAGAATTCCTGGGGAAAGGCTTAACCTGTTCTTGCTCCCTGAGAGCTTTCCATCTCCAGGCTTGTGAGAAAAGGCCGTGTGCTAGATTaatctctgcatccctgctcccttccctccctgctgctgctgttgcattTGGCTGAAGAGATGCTAACCAGGAATGTACTGTGCAGTAAAGCTCTGACTTCGCTCGGCACCCTGTGCTCGCTGTGAGCCAGCCCCGTGGGCAGGGTGCCCAGTGGCCCGGGGAATTTGGCAGGCTCTGGTATCACCAGggaggctctgctggctctgcttaGGCTTGGCTTGCTGAGGTGCCATGCTCTGTGCTGGTTCAGTGCTCTCGGCTCTGCTTGTTGCTGCCTGGCAGGAAACTGCCCTGCTCACCTGGGCAAGAGGGGTTCTGCCTCCTGCTCACCCCGTGCTGAAATCCGAGTGCCTCCTGTGAGAAAACTTCAGTTCCAGCTCCGGATGTCCCTcgggacagggctgggctggagttGTGGCCTCCTCTGAGTGAGCGTGTCCAGTTTTGTGTTTatgcagcagagaggaaaacaaacaaaagatgtGAAATGACAGAGTCTTGTGAGGTGCCGGGGGAGGGTGAGGCAGGAGCGGGGAGACCCCCATACCTCCCCTCGCTGCCCACCCGCTGCCCCGAGCCTTCCCCGGGACACAACCATTGTGATTCTGCTTTGGCAAAAATGCATCGGCTGGTAGAAGTCACTGTTAGTGCATATTTCGATATAAATGTCAATGTTTCACCCACCGTGTCgcagcctgtgtgtgtgtgtgtgtgcccagcCGTCTCCTGCCCCGTCTCGGTCACTCCTGGAGGTCTCCATGGGGCCGGGCAGGTGCTGCCAAACCTCCCACTGCGGGTCCTCCCCGGCTCTGGGAGTTGTGCTCAGCCACATCCTTGCTCCTCGTTTAATTCCTGCTTTCCCCTGCTCcgtttggggctggttttgtctgttttttcctccttttccccgTGCAGATCTTGGTGCTGCACCCAAGCCTGTGAGCACGGTGCTGCAGGTGAAGGGGACTGGTTTATTTTGGCCCTCGACAGGACATCGGCTTGTGTTGGATTCCCGAGTGATTTATCTCAAATGGCCCTGGAACAAACAGGGAATCACATCCCCACGCAGTCCCGCTCACAGCCATCCTGCAAGAGGCGACTCGAGTTGCATCAGGGCCGAGGAGTCGGCCGGaattctgcttctcttcccGCATGTCTGTCCCTGAGGTCGTCCCATCTGCCGCCAGCGCCTCCACCTGCACCTGGGAACCATGGGCAGACTGTCCAAACTGTGGGATCCTCAGGGACAGGAGGGCCCGGAGAAATAAAGTGCACAATAGCAGCAGTGCCTTGGTCTCGTGGCGTTTGTCCcgtggagcagagcaggaagccGGTGGCAGCGGTGCTGGATGTCAGAGCCAGCCCAGAAATGGCTCTGATTGAGGTGACACGGGGCTGAGCCCCTTCAGAGGGGGATTTTCAATCAAAATGCCCAACTGCAGGCAAATAAAATGTGATATAAAGATCACGGAGCTGTTGGAGAGAGGCCTGGAAGCGGGAGGCTCGGCAACAGCTGGAATCGGGGGATGTTTGGGAGACACACCAAAAATGCAGTGTGGCATCACTCCCGCTTTCCCAAACATGGGAAGACTCCCAAGGTACTTTGAATTATTCCATCTCTGGTGGCGAAGGGTGCAACAAAcgggagaggctgcaggaacCCCGGTAGGAATCCAGAGAGAGCAGCAAGAGAAAGGGATGGAGCAGACCCAGCCCTTCCCTGACAGGATTCTTCCATGTTCTCACGGACTTCAGGGGCAGGGAAGCCGGGCAAGGGGTCTGGGTGGGTGCCTGGGGTGCTGCATGGCACCTGGGCTTCCCTGTTGGGGCAGGGACTCCATATGGGGACTCCTATGGAGAAGGGGCTCCGTTATGGGGTGCTATAGAAGACAAAGCTCCCTAGAGCGTTCTATATGGGGCAGGATCTGCCCTACAGACCAGGGCTTTTCCGTGGGGTTCCACAGGATCCCATATGGAGCAGGGGCTCCCCTTTGGAGCCGGGGTCCTGTCCTACACGGCCGCAGGACTTCCCCTATGCGGTCCCATATGGAGCAGGGCTCCCTTGTGGGGTTTTATATGGGACAGAGGCTGCCCTGTAGGACAGGGCATCCCCGGCGTGGTTCCCTATGGAGCCGGGCTTcccccgcggggccgcgcaCGGGGCTCGGTGCCCCGGGGGTGGGGGTTCCCGGCCGGGCCGGTACTCCCGGGCTCGGGCCGGTGCTCCCGGGCTCGGGCCGGTACTCCCGGGCTCGGGCCGGTACTCCCGGGCTCGGGCCGGTACTTCCGGGCTCGGGCCGGTGCTCCCGGGCTCGGGCCGGTACTCCCGGGCTCGGGCCGGTGTCCCCGGGCTCGGGCCGGTACTCCCGGGCTCGGGCCGGTGTCCCCGGGCTCGGGCCGGTACTCCCGGGCTCGGGCCGGTGCTCCCGGGCTCGGGCCGGTGTCCCCGGGCTCGGGCCGGTGCTCCCGGGCTCGGGCCggtccccccgccccgcccgccgcgtCACTTCCCCGGCCGGGCACTCAGCGTGCGACGGGCCTGACGTCACCGCCGGTCCGTGTTTACCGCGGTGCGGAACgggaaggggacaggggacCGACaccggcagcggcagcggctCCGCGCCCCGCCACAGCGCCCGCACCGCGCCCGGCACCGCTCCGGCCCGGCCATGGCGCAGCGCGCCCGGGCGCGCCCCGGCTGAGCGCCCCGTCCGTCCCTTCCCGTCCCTTCTTCCCGTCGCTTCCCGTCCCGTCCGTGCCGTCCCGCCCCGCGGACCTTGGCCGGGGATGCTGGCGGGATGTCGGGCGCCGGGGCGGCCGTGCTGGCCTGGGCGCTGCTGGCCGGGGCACTGCTGCCCCCGCCGCCCGTccggccccagcccctgccccgcgGGGACCGCGAAGTGCACGAGAAGGAAGCGCAGTTCAACACCACCTACAGCGACTGGGTGCACGCCAGCCTGCTCAACATCTACGCCTTCAACCACAGCGTCCGGAGGAATCGGGTGAGCCGGGGTGGTCAGCAGCGCCGCGTCCCCCGCGGGCTGGCCGTGCCcggggggggctgtggggtgcgCAGGGCACGGCAGCCTCTGCCACGGCGGCCGAGCAAAGTCCAGCCCTCGGTTCGAGCCGCCGCGGCCCGACCTGCCCGGCCCGCACCTcacctgcccctgtccctgcagaccGAGGGCGTGCGGGTGTCGGTCAATGTCCTCTCGGACCAGAAGGACCAGCCCGTCCTCTTCGTGGTGAGGCAGAAGGAGGCGGTGGTCTCCTTCCAGGTGCCGCTCATCCTCCGGGGCCTGTGAGTACCAGGGGGTGGGCAGGGATTCCCCATGCAGGAGTTCCCCATGCCGGGACGCTCCATGCAGGAGTTCCCCATGCCGGGACGCTCCATGCAGGAGTTCCCCAGGCTGGGATGCCCCATGCAGGGGTCCCTgggaggggctgctgggcacacagggctctccctgcccaggtacCAGAGGAAATACGCGTACCAGGAGGTGAGCCGCACGCTCTGCCAGCCGCAGACCAAGGCCGAGGTGGAGACCCAGCACTTCTACGTGGATGTCTCCACGCTCTCCCTCAACACTTCCTACCAGCTGCGGGTCACCCGTGTGGAGAACTTCGTGCTGCGGTGAGGGGACCCCCGCGCCCTtgtccccttccctgcctgctgcctgtgggGGCCGCAGGGGCTGTGGACCCCCCCCTCGCCACCCATCACCTTTCCCGTGCTCTCTGCAGGACCAATGAAAGGTTCAGCTTCAATGCCACGGCCGCCCAGCCGCAGGTGAGGGCAGCTAGCACGGCGTGGCACgggagggggctgcagccaggaggggaGCGTGGCCACCGTGGCAGCAACGGGCCCTTTCTCCCCACAGTACTTCAAGTACGAGTTCCCCGAGGAGGTGGACTCGGTGATCGTGAAGGTGACCTCAGCCATGGCCTTCCCCTGCTCCGTCATCTCCATCCAGGACATCCTGGTAGGTGTGGGCAGTGGGTCTCCTCCGTGGGTGACCCGTGGTGCCCGGCGGGGCTGACGGCCCCTCTGCCCCCGCAGTGCCCCGTCTACGACCTGGACAACAACGTGGCCTTCATCGGGATGTACCAGACCATGACGAAGAAGGCGGCCATCACGGTCCAGGTGGGCACGGGGCTGTGCCACGGGGCTGAGCCGAGCCCGgtccctgcctggtgctgccagaGCCCACAGAGGATGTCCCAGGGATAACCTCTGGCATGGGAGACCCTCGCTGGGCTCTGCTGACCCCCGTCTCTTGCTGCAGAAGAAGGATTTCCCCAGCCATAGCTTCtatgtggtggtggtggtgaagACGGAGGACGAGGCGTGCGGGGGGGCCCTGCCCTACTACCCCCTCTCCAAGAATGCCTCTCCAGGTTTGCAGTGGGGCTGCCACCGTGGGCTGtgtggggacaaggtggggacagggcagagagctgagccctgtccctgccttcTTCCAGATGAACCTGTGGATCAGCACAACCGGCAGAAGACGCTGGAGGTGATGGTGTCACCCGCCATAACCTGTGAGTCTgcgaggggctgggggtgctgggggtgctggaCTCTCTGGGGACCCATGGCAGGGCCCCCGAGTTGCCACCCCCGCTGAGAGcctgtcctggctctgcacagccgAGGCCTACGTGCGCAGCGTTCTCTTCTGCCTCGGCATCTTCCTCTCCTTCTACATCCTCACGCTGCTCATCgcctgctgggagagctgccgGTGAGTGCCCGGGCGTCGCTGCCCCTCTGGGTGCTGAGCCCGTGGGCACAGTCCTGCTGGGggccctggggctgtgtcccctggCCCCAGCAGTGGCACAAAGGGGCTGACAGCCGCTTCCCTCGGCAGGCAGCACAAGAGGAAGGGGCTCCTGGCAGCCATGGATTCGCCCAGCCTGGACACAGGtgagggctggaggcagcagccagcagcatggAGGGGTCTGCCCGGGGAGTTCCTCATTGCTCTGCCCTCTCGAGCCTGTGGCAAAGCCTCTGCAGGAATATCCTGCTGAGTCCCTGGGGGTAAATCCCAGTGTCAGGGGGACAGAGAGgtccctgctgtggggctggcagggctgtgctggggctttGCATCTCACCAGGTCTATCTCTTTCTTCTCGTGGCTTTCCGGGGACTCCCAGCATCGCTCCTGGGTAGGTGCCAGCTCTGTCCTTGGCTCTGAGCTCACTCcatgccagggcaggggtggcgGGAGCTGCTTTGTGCCCAATGGCCAtgcagccctgggacaggggTGCCACAGAGGGTGACAGGGACCCTCTTGTCCCACAGGTCACTCCCGTAGCATCCCCGACTCCTTCCTGAACCGTGGCCCCTACGACAGCTACGGTTACGGCTCCTTCGGTGAGTGCCACGTGCTGTCCCCCGCCCCTCACCCCCTGCCCGTGGGCCGTGCCCACCCTCTGCCTGTCCTTGTCCTTGCAGGGAAcggctcctccagcagcaccgAGGGCATCACAGACAGCCTGGGCTCAGCAGAAGTCTCCTACAGTTACGTGGGTGAGTTGTTGGGCCACTggtgtggctgcagccctgcgGAGCCTCGTGCCCGCTGGCatcctggctctgtcccctccatcTCCGGGAAgggtcctggggctgctggccccTCCATGCAGCCCCCAGCGGGGTTTCCATCTGTGACACACCTCAGGGAGCTCTGCTTCGGTAACTCTGGCTTTCCTTTGAAGGGCAGGAGCAGTTCAAGCGGCGCACGCCCTCCGCCCCGACGAGGCCGCTGAGCATTCCCATGGGTAGATGCTGGTACCGGGCAGGGTCGGGCCAATCAGGGCGAAatctgcccagccccaggctgtgcccggGGCACAGAacccctgctcccctccctcaGAGCAAGGGCAGCAcctgaggggctgcagagcaggacaatgtCTGCCTGGCCCTCGGTGTTCCCCAGCGTGGCAGAGCCCCGGGCAACAGGCATGGGGCAGTgcttgcccacctgggcacagccaccaaactgtccccagggcagggctgtagGGAGCTGagagctgtccccagtgtgAGTTGGCAGGGAGGCAGCCCAGTGGTTAATTGGGGCTGATCGGGGTTCTGCGGGGTGGGCACCGAGGCTCTGGGCCCTGCTGATGGCCGCGGCTCGGCCGCAGGGGAGCGGTCACTGGAGAACGTGGCCGGCCGGCCGCGCCTGGACTCGCTCAGCTCTGTGGAGGAGGACGACTACGACACGCTGGCCGACATCGACTATGACAAGAATGTCATCCGCACCAAGGTGCgtgtcccccccagcccccagcgTGTCCCCGCTGGCCAGGCAGGCCCCTGACCCCCCTCTCCTTCCAGCAATACCTGTGCGTGGCCGACCTGGCGCGCAAGGACAAGCGGGTGCTGCGGAAGAAGTACCAGATTTATTTCTGGTGAGTGGGAGGCGATGGGGAGGGGGGCACCCAGCAGGGTCCCGGCCTGGGGTGCACATCAGGGACCCCCTGACAGCCCCACCCTCTCCCAGGAACATCGCCACCATCGCTGTCTTCTACGCCCTCCCCGTCATCCAGCTCGTCATCACCTACCAGACGGTGAGTGtggccagggcagcagtgaggggctcctgggagctctgggggctgCAGTCCCCAAACCGTGCTCCCCAGCATGGTGGGGACATCCCTGAGAGCCCGCTGTGTCCCTCACCCTGCTCGTGCCCACAGGTGGTGAATGTCACTGGCAACCAGGACATCTGCTACTACAACTTCTTGTGCGCCCACCCTCTGGGGAACCTCAGGTGGGCTGGGGGGACGGTGCAGGGTGGCTGGGGgtcccctgtgcccagggctgggctgcagcaggaccccagggagggagggggttcGCAGCACCCACACCGGGACTGGTCCCTCGCAGCGCCTTCAACAACATCCTCAGCAACCTGGGCTACGTGCTGCTGGGTTTGCTCTTCCTGCTGATCATCCTGCAGCGCGAGATCAACTACAACCGCGCGCTCCTGCGCAACGACGCCCACGCCCTGGTGAGGGACAGGGCTGCCTGGGGGGCTCCAGCTGCTTGGTGGGGCTCAGCCTCACGGGaccccccccatttcccctctttccctcccctctgccccgcAGGAGTGTGGCATCCCCAAGCACTTTGGGCTCTTCTACGCCATGGGCACCGCCCTCATGATGGAGGGGCTGCTCAGCGCCTGCTACCACGTCTGCCCCAACTACACCAACTTCCAGTTCGGTGAGTGGCCCCCCCCGGTCCCCCCCAACCCACACCGGGGCCACCCACGCCCCTCTCACCGCTGTGCCCTCCCCCCAGACACCTCCTTCATGTACATGATCGCGGGGCTCTGCATGCTGAAGCTCTACCAGAAGCGTCACCCGGACATCAACGCCAGCGCCTACAGCGCCTACGCCTGCCTGGCCCTCGTCATCTTCTTCTCCGTGGTGGGCGTGGTGAGTACGGTGGGCACGGTGGGAGGGGGGCTGGTTGCCCCCGCGGCTCACTGCCCACCCCTCGGCTCGCCCTGCAGGTCTTTGGGAAGGGGAACACGGCCTTCTGGATCGTCTTCTCCGTCATCCACATCGTG is drawn from Vidua chalybeata isolate OUT-0048 chromosome 23, bVidCha1 merged haplotype, whole genome shotgun sequence and contains these coding sequences:
- the SIDT2 gene encoding SID1 transmembrane family member 2 isoform X1, translated to MSGAGAAVLAWALLAGALLPPPPVRPQPLPRGDREVHEKEAQFNTTYSDWVHASLLNIYAFNHSVRRNRTEGVRVSVNVLSDQKDQPVLFVVRQKEAVVSFQVPLILRGLYQRKYAYQEVSRTLCQPQTKAEVETQHFYVDVSTLSLNTSYQLRVTRVENFVLRTNERFSFNATAAQPQYFKYEFPEEVDSVIVKVTSAMAFPCSVISIQDILCPVYDLDNNVAFIGMYQTMTKKAAITVQKKDFPSHSFYVVVVVKTEDEACGGALPYYPLSKNASPDEPVDQHNRQKTLEVMVSPAITSEAYVRSVLFCLGIFLSFYILTLLIACWESCRQHKRKGLLAAMDSPSLDTASLLGHSRSIPDSFLNRGPYDSYGYGSFGNGSSSSTEGITDSLGSAEVSYSYVGQEQFKRRTPSAPTRPLSIPMGERSLENVAGRPRLDSLSSVEEDDYDTLADIDYDKNVIRTKQYLCVADLARKDKRVLRKKYQIYFWNIATIAVFYALPVIQLVITYQTVVNVTGNQDICYYNFLCAHPLGNLSAFNNILSNLGYVLLGLLFLLIILQREINYNRALLRNDAHALECGIPKHFGLFYAMGTALMMEGLLSACYHVCPNYTNFQFDTSFMYMIAGLCMLKLYQKRHPDINASAYSAYACLALVIFFSVVGVVFGKGNTAFWIVFSVIHIVATLLLSTQLYYMGRWKLGEGGAPRARWEGTMWWPPGVTSPLPTDSGILRRILHVLYTDCVRQCSGPMYVDRMVLLVMGNIINWSLAAYGLIVRPNDFASYLLAIGICNLLLYFAFYIIMKLRSGECIKLIPLLCIISTSVVWGFALFFFFQGLSTWQKTPAESREHNRDCILLDFFDDHDIWHFLSSIAMFGSFLVLLTLDDDLDCVQRDKIYVF
- the SIDT2 gene encoding SID1 transmembrane family member 2 isoform X3, producing the protein MSGAGAAVLAWALLAGALLPPPPVRPQPLPRGDREVHEKEAQFNTTYSDWVHASLLNIYAFNHSVRRNRTEGVRVSVNVLSDQKDQPVLFVVRQKEAVVSFQVPLILRGLYQRKYAYQEVSRTLCQPQTKAEVETQHFYVDVSTLSLNTSYQLRVTRVENFVLRTNERFSFNATAAQPQYFKYEFPEEVDSVIVKVTSAMAFPCSVISIQDILCPVYDLDNNVAFIGMYQTMTKKAAITVQKKDFPSHSFYVVVVVKTEDEACGGALPYYPLSKNASPDEPVDQHNRQKTLEVMVSPAITSEAYVRSVLFCLGIFLSFYILTLLIACWESCRQHKRKGLLAAMDSPSLDTASLLGHSRSIPDSFLNRGPYDSYGYGSFGNGSSSSTEGITDSLGSAEVSYSYVGERSLENVAGRPRLDSLSSVEEDDYDTLADIDYDKNVIRTKQYLCVADLARKDKRVLRKKYQIYFWNIATIAVFYALPVIQLVITYQTVVNVTGNQDICYYNFLCAHPLGNLSAFNNILSNLGYVLLGLLFLLIILQREINYNRALLRNDAHALECGIPKHFGLFYAMGTALMMEGLLSACYHVCPNYTNFQFDTSFMYMIAGLCMLKLYQKRHPDINASAYSAYACLALVIFFSVVGVVFGKGNTAFWIVFSVIHIVATLLLSTQLYYMGRWKLGEGGAPRARWEGTMWWPPGVTSPLPTDSGILRRILHVLYTDCVRQCSGPMYVDRMVLLVMGNIINWSLAAYGLIVRPNDFASYLLAIGICNLLLYFAFYIIMKLRSGECIKLIPLLCIISTSVVWGFALFFFFQGLSTWQKTPAESREHNRDCILLDFFDDHDIWHFLSSIAMFGSFLVLLTLDDDLDCVQRDKIYVF
- the SIDT2 gene encoding SID1 transmembrane family member 2 isoform X2 encodes the protein MSGAGAAVLAWALLAGALLPPPPVRPQPLPRGDREVHEKEAQFNTTYSDWVHASLLNIYAFNHSVRRNRTEGVRVSVNVLSDQKDQPVLFVVRQKEAVVSFQVPLILRGLYQRKYAYQEVSRTLCQPQTKAEVETQHFYVDVSTLSLNTSYQLRVTRVENFVLRTNERFSFNATAAQPQYFKYEFPEEVDSVIVKVTSAMAFPCSVISIQDILCPVYDLDNNVAFIGMYQTMTKKAAITVQKKDFPSHSFYVVVVVKTEDEACGGALPYYPLSKNASPDEPVDQHNRQKTLEVMVSPAITSEAYVRSVLFCLGIFLSFYILTLLIACWESCRQHKRKGLLAAMDSPSLDTGHSRSIPDSFLNRGPYDSYGYGSFGNGSSSSTEGITDSLGSAEVSYSYVGQEQFKRRTPSAPTRPLSIPMGERSLENVAGRPRLDSLSSVEEDDYDTLADIDYDKNVIRTKQYLCVADLARKDKRVLRKKYQIYFWNIATIAVFYALPVIQLVITYQTVVNVTGNQDICYYNFLCAHPLGNLSAFNNILSNLGYVLLGLLFLLIILQREINYNRALLRNDAHALECGIPKHFGLFYAMGTALMMEGLLSACYHVCPNYTNFQFDTSFMYMIAGLCMLKLYQKRHPDINASAYSAYACLALVIFFSVVGVVFGKGNTAFWIVFSVIHIVATLLLSTQLYYMGRWKLGEGGAPRARWEGTMWWPPGVTSPLPTDSGILRRILHVLYTDCVRQCSGPMYVDRMVLLVMGNIINWSLAAYGLIVRPNDFASYLLAIGICNLLLYFAFYIIMKLRSGECIKLIPLLCIISTSVVWGFALFFFFQGLSTWQKTPAESREHNRDCILLDFFDDHDIWHFLSSIAMFGSFLVLLTLDDDLDCVQRDKIYVF
- the SIDT2 gene encoding SID1 transmembrane family member 2 isoform X4 — encoded protein: MSGAGAAVLAWALLAGALLPPPPVRPQPLPRGDREVHEKEAQFNTTYSDWVHASLLNIYAFNHSVRRNRTEGVRVSVNVLSDQKDQPVLFVVRQKEAVVSFQVPLILRGLYQRKYAYQEVSRTLCQPQTKAEVETQHFYVDVSTLSLNTSYQLRVTRVENFVLRTNERFSFNATAAQPQYFKYEFPEEVDSVIVKVTSAMAFPCSVISIQDILCPVYDLDNNVAFIGMYQTMTKKAAITVQKKDFPSHSFYVVVVVKTEDEACGGALPYYPLSKNASPDEPVDQHNRQKTLEVMVSPAITSEAYVRSVLFCLGIFLSFYILTLLIACWESCRQHKRKGLLAAMDSPSLDTASLLGHSRSIPDSFLNRGPYDSYGYGSFGNGSSSSTEGITDSLGSAEVSYSYVGQEQFKRRTPSAPTRPLSIPMGERSLENVAGRPRLDSLSSVEEDDYDTLADIDYDKNVIRTKQYLCVADLARKDKRVLRKKYQIYFWNIATIAVFYALPVIQLVITYQTVVNVTGNQDICYYNFLCAHPLGNLSAFNNILSNLGYVLLGLLFLLIILQREINYNRALLRNDAHALECGIPKHFGLFYAMGTALMMEGLLSACYHVCPNYTNFQFDTSFMYMIAGLCMLKLYQKRHPDINASAYSAYACLALVIFFSVVGVVFGKGNTAFWIVFSVIHIVATLLLSTQLYYMGRWKLDSGILRRILHVLYTDCVRQCSGPMYVDRMVLLVMGNIINWSLAAYGLIVRPNDFASYLLAIGICNLLLYFAFYIIMKLRSGECIKLIPLLCIISTSVVWGFALFFFFQGLSTWQKTPAESREHNRDCILLDFFDDHDIWHFLSSIAMFGSFLVLLTLDDDLDCVQRDKIYVF
- the SIDT2 gene encoding SID1 transmembrane family member 2 isoform X5; translated protein: MSGAGAAVLAWALLAGALLPPPPVRPQPLPRGDREVHEKEAQFNTTYSDWVHASLLNIYAFNHSVRRNRTEGVRVSVNVLSDQKDQPVLFVVRQKEAVVSFQVPLILRGLYQRKYAYQEVSRTLCQPQTKAEVETQHFYVDVSTLSLNTSYQLRVTRVENFVLRTNERFSFNATAAQPQYFKYEFPEEVDSVIVKVTSAMAFPCSVISIQDILCPVYDLDNNVAFIGMYQTMTKKAAITVQKKDFPSHSFYVVVVVKTEDEACGGALPYYPLSKNASPDEPVDQHNRQKTLEVMVSPAITSEAYVRSVLFCLGIFLSFYILTLLIACWESCRQHKRKGLLAAMDSPSLDTGHSRSIPDSFLNRGPYDSYGYGSFGNGSSSSTEGITDSLGSAEVSYSYVGQEQFKRRTPSAPTRPLSIPMGERSLENVAGRPRLDSLSSVEEDDYDTLADIDYDKNVIRTKQYLCVADLARKDKRVLRKKYQIYFWNIATIAVFYALPVIQLVITYQTVVNVTGNQDICYYNFLCAHPLGNLSAFNNILSNLGYVLLGLLFLLIILQREINYNRALLRNDAHALECGIPKHFGLFYAMGTALMMEGLLSACYHVCPNYTNFQFDTSFMYMIAGLCMLKLYQKRHPDINASAYSAYACLALVIFFSVVGVVFGKGNTAFWIVFSVIHIVATLLLSTQLYYMGRWKLDSGILRRILHVLYTDCVRQCSGPMYVDRMVLLVMGNIINWSLAAYGLIVRPNDFASYLLAIGICNLLLYFAFYIIMKLRSGECIKLIPLLCIISTSVVWGFALFFFFQGLSTWQKTPAESREHNRDCILLDFFDDHDIWHFLSSIAMFGSFLVLLTLDDDLDCVQRDKIYVF
- the SIDT2 gene encoding SID1 transmembrane family member 2 isoform X6; the encoded protein is MSGAGAAVLAWALLAGALLPPPPVRPQPLPRGDREVHEKEAQFNTTYSDWVHASLLNIYAFNHSVRRNRTEGVRVSVNVLSDQKDQPVLFVVRQKEAVVSFQVPLILRGLYQRKYAYQEVSRTLCQPQTKAEVETQHFYVDVSTLSLNTSYQLRVTRVENFVLRTNERFSFNATAAQPQYFKYEFPEEVDSVIVKVTSAMAFPCSVISIQDILCPVYDLDNNVAFIGMYQTMTKKAAITVQKKDFPSHSFYVVVVVKTEDEACGGALPYYPLSKNASPDEPVDQHNRQKTLEVMVSPAITSEAYVRSVLFCLGIFLSFYILTLLIACWESCRQHKRKGLLAAMDSPSLDTGHSRSIPDSFLNRGPYDSYGYGSFGNGSSSSTEGITDSLGSAEVSYSYVGERSLENVAGRPRLDSLSSVEEDDYDTLADIDYDKNVIRTKQYLCVADLARKDKRVLRKKYQIYFWNIATIAVFYALPVIQLVITYQTVVNVTGNQDICYYNFLCAHPLGNLSAFNNILSNLGYVLLGLLFLLIILQREINYNRALLRNDAHALECGIPKHFGLFYAMGTALMMEGLLSACYHVCPNYTNFQFDTSFMYMIAGLCMLKLYQKRHPDINASAYSAYACLALVIFFSVVGVVFGKGNTAFWIVFSVIHIVATLLLSTQLYYMGRWKLDSGILRRILHVLYTDCVRQCSGPMYVDRMVLLVMGNIINWSLAAYGLIVRPNDFASYLLAIGICNLLLYFAFYIIMKLRSGECIKLIPLLCIISTSVVWGFALFFFFQGLSTWQKTPAESREHNRDCILLDFFDDHDIWHFLSSIAMFGSFLVLLTLDDDLDCVQRDKIYVF